The following proteins are co-located in the Solea solea chromosome 21, fSolSol10.1, whole genome shotgun sequence genome:
- the c21h8orf33 gene encoding UPF0488 protein C8orf33 homolog isoform X1, translating into MRRGNILGTHTCTDLFFSDTGDIDPKPNSSAPPEARADQPLCTRSDNTFRFNFLSDNCPRLKETKPPLDWTKPAQSQISFTREGSAFAFNFHIPAASPVEDMETTETPDTCATEGKEESTSSSLQDDVNSPPELSDQSKAKKKKKKSGKSKVSHDTESQQKPAEGSQGDDHTELSAEEQLNRQLDWCMEQLELGMKSQKGTPKQKEEAARALKTLRSSKAPLVKKRQVMRAMTGEYRKKIEEEKNKQFKLIQSEIASAQVKVVSDSPKKAVVHRIAHVKMQNTKDNNLQQAEAQDADKTPETQEGTSTLVFTPSKEEFRFNFF; encoded by the exons ATGCGTCGAGGAAACATTttaggcacacacacatgcacggacCTGTTCTTCAGCGACACCGGGG ATATTGACCCAAAGCCAAACAGCTCTGCTCCTCCTGAGGCCCGAGCTGACCAACCCCTCTGCACCCGAAGTGACAACACCTTCAGATTCAACTTCCTCTCTGACAATTGTCCACGACTTAAGGAGACAAAACCTCCGCTGGACTGGACCAAGCCAGCACAGAGCCAGATATCCTTCACCAGGGAGGGCTCAGCGTTTGCCTTCAACTTCCACATCCCTGCTGCTTCACCCGTGGAAGACATGGAGACCACAGAGACCCCAGACACATGTGCAACCGAAGGGAAAGAAGAAAGTACTTCCTCCTCGCTGCAGGATGACGTTAACTCTCCACCTGAGCTGTCGGATCAATCcaaagcaaagaagaagaaaaagaaatctggAAAGAGCAAAGTCTCACATGACACAGAGTCACAACAGAAGCCAGCAGAGGGGAGTCAAGGAGATGACCACACAGAGCTG AGTGCGGAAGAGCAGCTGAATCGGCAGCTTGATTGGTGCATGGAGCAGCTGGAGCTGGGCATGAAATCTCAGAAGGGCACGCCGAAACAGA AGGAGGAGGCCGCTCGTGCCTTGAAGACTCTACGTAGCTCCAAAGCTCCTCTGGTTAAGAAGAGGCAGGTGATGAGAGCCATGACGGGAGagtacaggaaaaaaatagaagaagagaaaaacaagcagTTCAAACTCATTCAGAGTG AAATTGCTTCAGCTCAAGTCAAAGTTGTATCAGATTCTCCAAAGAAGGCCGTTGTCCACCGGATCGCTCACGTCAAAATGCAGAACACAAAGGACAATAACCTGCAGCAAGCTGAAGCCCAGGATGCAGACAAGACACCAGAGACTCAGGAGGGGACATCGACTCTCGTCTTTACACCGTCAAAGGAAGAGTTCCGCTTTAATTTTTTCTGA
- the c21h8orf33 gene encoding UPF0488 protein C8orf33 homolog isoform X2, with protein MAEQKLLFIDIDPKPNSSAPPEARADQPLCTRSDNTFRFNFLSDNCPRLKETKPPLDWTKPAQSQISFTREGSAFAFNFHIPAASPVEDMETTETPDTCATEGKEESTSSSLQDDVNSPPELSDQSKAKKKKKKSGKSKVSHDTESQQKPAEGSQGDDHTELSAEEQLNRQLDWCMEQLELGMKSQKGTPKQKEEAARALKTLRSSKAPLVKKRQVMRAMTGEYRKKIEEEKNKQFKLIQSEIASAQVKVVSDSPKKAVVHRIAHVKMQNTKDNNLQQAEAQDADKTPETQEGTSTLVFTPSKEEFRFNFF; from the exons ATGGCCGAGCAGAAGCTGCTGTTTATAG ATATTGACCCAAAGCCAAACAGCTCTGCTCCTCCTGAGGCCCGAGCTGACCAACCCCTCTGCACCCGAAGTGACAACACCTTCAGATTCAACTTCCTCTCTGACAATTGTCCACGACTTAAGGAGACAAAACCTCCGCTGGACTGGACCAAGCCAGCACAGAGCCAGATATCCTTCACCAGGGAGGGCTCAGCGTTTGCCTTCAACTTCCACATCCCTGCTGCTTCACCCGTGGAAGACATGGAGACCACAGAGACCCCAGACACATGTGCAACCGAAGGGAAAGAAGAAAGTACTTCCTCCTCGCTGCAGGATGACGTTAACTCTCCACCTGAGCTGTCGGATCAATCcaaagcaaagaagaagaaaaagaaatctggAAAGAGCAAAGTCTCACATGACACAGAGTCACAACAGAAGCCAGCAGAGGGGAGTCAAGGAGATGACCACACAGAGCTG AGTGCGGAAGAGCAGCTGAATCGGCAGCTTGATTGGTGCATGGAGCAGCTGGAGCTGGGCATGAAATCTCAGAAGGGCACGCCGAAACAGA AGGAGGAGGCCGCTCGTGCCTTGAAGACTCTACGTAGCTCCAAAGCTCCTCTGGTTAAGAAGAGGCAGGTGATGAGAGCCATGACGGGAGagtacaggaaaaaaatagaagaagagaaaaacaagcagTTCAAACTCATTCAGAGTG AAATTGCTTCAGCTCAAGTCAAAGTTGTATCAGATTCTCCAAAGAAGGCCGTTGTCCACCGGATCGCTCACGTCAAAATGCAGAACACAAAGGACAATAACCTGCAGCAAGCTGAAGCCCAGGATGCAGACAAGACACCAGAGACTCAGGAGGGGACATCGACTCTCGTCTTTACACCGTCAAAGGAAGAGTTCCGCTTTAATTTTTTCTGA
- the h3f3d gene encoding H3 histone, family 3D, producing the protein MARTKQTARKSTGGKAPRKQLATKAARKSAPSTGGVKKPHRYRPGTVALREIRRYQKSTELLIRKLPFQRLVREIAQDFKTDLRFQSAAIGALQEASEAYLVGLFEDTNLCAIHAKRVTIMPKDIQLARRIRGERA; encoded by the exons ATGGCTCGTACCAAGCAGACTGCTCGTAAATCCACCGGAGGAAAGGCGCCGAGGAAGCAGCTGGCCACAAAGGCTGCCAGGAAAAGCGCGCCCTCTACTGGTGGAGTGAAGAAACCTCATAGATACAG GCCTGGTACTGTTGCTCTGCGTGAGATCCGTCGTTACCAGAAGTCGACTGAACTGCTTATCAGGAAACTGCCCTTCCAGCGTCTTGTCAGGGAAATCGCTCAGGATTTCAAGACGGATCTGCGTTTCCAGAGTGCTGCCATTGGCGCTCTACAG GAAGCCAGTGAGGCATACTTGGTTGGACTCTTTGAGGATACCAACCTGTGCGCCATCCACGCCAAGAGGGTCACCATCATGCCCAAGGATATTCAGCTGGCCAGGCGAATTAGAGGAGAGCGTGCATAA
- the LOC131448772 gene encoding ubiquinol-cytochrome-c reductase complex assembly factor 4, whose amino-acid sequence MFAIGGRVFTGLKQVSFSRGSFIPDCGVRLNSMRLLALSFRRTATSKKPTDEEEKNEPIKFSTSKASYKTWKVDQSMGSKYGQPLFKVLTVSLLSLSLILWCVLREETVIDGKLETRLYEHVPGLLSDQQIKEVDSKRSN is encoded by the exons ATGTTTGCGATAGGAGGACGAGTTTTCACCGGTCTGAAACAAGTGTCTTTCAGCCGAGGGAGTTTTATTCCCGACTGCGGCGTGAG ACTGAACAGCATGCGGCTCTTGGCTCTAAGCTTTCGGAGAACAGCCACGTCCAAGAAGCCCACAGACgaagaggagaaaaatgaaCCCATAAAGTTCTCCACCAGCAAAGCCAGCTACAAAACCTGGAAGGTCGACCAATCCATGGGAAGCAAATATGGACAACCTTTGTTCAAAGTCCTCACTGTGAGCCTGTTGAGTTTAAGCTTAATTTTGTGGTGTGTACTAAGAGAAGAGACAGTGATTGATGGAAAGCTGGAGACGCGGCTGTATGAGCATGTACCTGGCTTGCTCTCGGATCAACAGATTAAGGAGGTCGATAGCAAGAGATCAAATTGA